A genomic region of Thermodesulfobium narugense DSM 14796 contains the following coding sequences:
- a CDS encoding Sec-independent protein translocase subunit TatA/TatB — MISWQQTGMIIAILLIVLGPRKLPKVTKEIGKTLGSIKKETQEIKDQVDITKEIK; from the coding sequence ATGATAAGTTGGCAACAAACCGGAATGATAATAGCAATTCTTTTGATCGTTCTTGGTCCTAGAAAGCTTCCAAAAGTTACAAAAGAAATTGGGAAAACGCTTGGAAGCATTAAAAAAGAAACCCAAGAGATCAAAGATCAAGTAGATATAACTAAAGAAATTAAATAA
- the rpoB gene encoding DNA-directed RNA polymerase subunit beta, with product MRDVLVKPRIRFMGESLDEKQKIEAPIPNLLDLQKKSYEKFLYQGIGEELSSYFPIVDAGDRFELSFVSYRLEEPKLSEEEVRIKDKTYEAQIKVKLRLLDKQSQEVVESEVLLGEIPIMTKRATFIVNGSERVIVNQLTRSPGVYFKEDKDLMDRKTFVGTVIPVKGNWINFEAPSNGTVWIRIEKSRKLPVSTFLKACGIEQSRIEEALVDDKFRKATFAQDNTQNREEALQEFYKKIRPGEAPNPEAAKGIINNRFFDKKRFDLGEVGRLKINEKLGLNGIVPLDCLVLHREDMLAIVKYLVNLHYGDGTLDDIDHLENRRVRLVGELVRQKFREGLYRMEHVIHERMSLYKGTTKLKISNIINSGPLTVALREFFCTGQLSQYMDQTNPLAELTHKRRISVLGPGGLTRERAGFEVRDIHPSYYGRFCPIETPEGPNVGLISSPTIYAVVNDYGFLETPYRKVKNGKLTDIIESFTASKERNVYIASADVKVENKKIVGDTVVARYNGEFQQVPPDKIDYIGVSPKQMLSLSSSLIPFVEHNDANRALMGCNMQRQAVPLVVEEAPWVGTGMEMVAAIDSGMVHVAEKDGTVRSAAGGKIIIDFDDGTSKEYKLMKFVRTNNATCFNQKALVRAGDRVKKGQVLTSGCATDSGELALGRNVLVAFMPFGGYNFEDAILISNRLVREDVFTSIHIESYEVEARSTKLGDEEITREIPNVSEEARRHLDEQGIVVVGTEVEAGDYLVGKLTPKGDVEPPSEERLLRAIFGDKLKDMRDTSLKLPHGEKGKVIDVKVFSRNNGDDLPPGVITKVRVTVAQLRKISVGDKMTGRHGNKGVISKILPEADMPYLPDGTPVDVVLNPLGVPSRMNVGQIFEVLLGLAAGVLNNFGKDKNVEYKFEATPFDESFGERASERFVEEYLEKAREIKPFIGKNGKVTLYDGKTGDPFLSPVTVGYMYLLKLVHLVDDKIHARSTGPYSLITQQPLGGKAQFGGQRFGEMEVWALEAYGAANVLQEILTIKSDDITGRTKAMEAIIKGKNLGTPGLPESFKVLVRELQGLALDITLIHQDGSQIDLEHIDEDDNNVLPLLKSVDVEG from the coding sequence ATGAGAGATGTGTTGGTTAAACCCCGTATTAGATTTATGGGTGAGAGTTTGGATGAAAAACAGAAGATTGAGGCACCTATACCAAATCTTTTAGATCTGCAAAAAAAATCCTACGAAAAGTTTCTTTATCAGGGAATCGGAGAGGAGTTGAGCTCTTATTTTCCGATTGTAGATGCAGGTGATAGGTTTGAATTATCCTTTGTTTCATATCGTTTGGAAGAACCAAAATTATCTGAAGAAGAAGTTAGAATCAAGGATAAGACTTATGAGGCTCAAATAAAGGTTAAATTAAGATTGCTTGATAAGCAAAGTCAAGAAGTCGTTGAGTCTGAAGTTTTGTTGGGAGAAATACCAATTATGACGAAACGAGCGACTTTTATTGTAAATGGCTCGGAAAGAGTTATAGTTAACCAACTTACAAGATCTCCTGGCGTTTATTTTAAAGAAGACAAAGATCTTATGGACAGAAAAACATTTGTTGGGACAGTAATACCTGTGAAAGGAAATTGGATAAACTTTGAAGCTCCCTCAAATGGTACTGTTTGGATTAGAATCGAAAAGTCGAGAAAATTACCAGTATCTACTTTTCTTAAGGCTTGTGGGATTGAACAATCAAGAATTGAAGAGGCTTTAGTGGATGACAAATTTAGAAAGGCAACATTTGCGCAGGATAATACTCAAAATAGAGAAGAAGCCCTTCAAGAATTTTATAAGAAAATTAGGCCAGGAGAAGCTCCAAATCCTGAGGCAGCTAAGGGCATCATCAATAATAGGTTTTTTGATAAAAAGAGATTTGATCTAGGCGAAGTTGGTCGTCTTAAAATAAACGAAAAGTTAGGCTTAAACGGTATTGTTCCACTCGATTGCCTTGTCCTTCATAGAGAAGACATGCTTGCAATTGTTAAATATCTTGTAAATCTCCATTATGGTGATGGCACTCTTGACGACATAGATCATTTAGAAAACAGAAGAGTTAGATTAGTAGGAGAGCTTGTAAGACAAAAATTTAGAGAAGGCCTATATAGGATGGAGCATGTAATTCATGAGAGAATGTCTTTATATAAAGGTACCACAAAACTTAAGATTAGTAATATTATAAATAGCGGCCCCCTTACTGTAGCTTTGCGTGAATTTTTCTGTACCGGTCAGTTATCACAGTACATGGATCAAACCAATCCACTTGCAGAGCTAACTCATAAAAGAAGAATCTCTGTTCTTGGTCCTGGAGGATTAACAAGAGAGAGAGCTGGCTTTGAGGTCAGAGATATTCATCCTTCTTACTATGGGAGATTTTGTCCTATCGAAACCCCTGAAGGTCCAAATGTTGGATTAATTAGTTCACCAACTATTTATGCCGTTGTAAATGATTACGGTTTTTTGGAGACTCCCTATAGGAAGGTTAAAAACGGCAAACTAACTGATATTATAGAAAGTTTTACAGCTAGTAAAGAAAGAAACGTTTATATTGCATCTGCAGACGTGAAAGTTGAAAACAAGAAGATTGTTGGAGACACTGTAGTAGCAAGATATAATGGTGAATTTCAACAAGTTCCTCCTGATAAGATTGACTATATTGGTGTTTCTCCGAAGCAAATGCTCAGCTTGAGTTCATCTCTGATTCCTTTTGTAGAGCACAACGACGCAAACCGTGCTTTGATGGGTTGCAACATGCAGCGTCAGGCAGTACCTCTTGTTGTAGAAGAGGCGCCATGGGTTGGTACTGGCATGGAAATGGTAGCTGCAATTGATTCAGGTATGGTTCACGTAGCTGAAAAGGATGGAACTGTTAGGAGCGCTGCGGGAGGAAAAATAATTATTGATTTTGATGATGGAACTTCGAAAGAGTATAAATTAATGAAATTTGTTAGAACTAATAATGCAACTTGTTTTAACCAAAAGGCTCTAGTAAGAGCAGGAGATAGAGTCAAGAAGGGACAAGTTCTTACATCTGGTTGTGCAACTGATAGTGGCGAATTGGCTCTGGGTAGAAACGTCCTGGTTGCTTTTATGCCTTTTGGTGGTTACAACTTTGAAGATGCGATACTTATTAGCAATAGACTTGTAAGAGAGGACGTATTTACGTCCATACACATTGAAAGTTATGAAGTTGAAGCAAGATCAACCAAATTAGGAGATGAAGAGATAACAAGAGAGATTCCTAATGTTTCAGAAGAAGCAAGAAGGCATCTTGACGAGCAGGGCATTGTTGTAGTTGGAACTGAAGTAGAAGCTGGGGATTATTTGGTAGGTAAGCTTACTCCGAAAGGAGATGTAGAACCTCCATCTGAAGAAAGGCTATTAAGGGCAATTTTTGGCGATAAATTAAAGGATATGAGAGACACGTCTCTCAAATTACCCCATGGAGAAAAGGGTAAGGTTATTGATGTAAAGGTTTTTTCTAGAAACAACGGAGACGATCTTCCACCTGGAGTAATAACAAAAGTAAGAGTTACGGTAGCTCAATTAAGAAAGATTTCTGTTGGAGACAAAATGACAGGTAGACATGGAAACAAGGGGGTAATATCTAAAATTTTGCCTGAAGCTGATATGCCGTATTTGCCCGATGGAACCCCCGTAGACGTCGTTTTGAATCCCTTGGGTGTTCCGTCAAGAATGAACGTCGGACAGATTTTTGAAGTGCTTCTTGGTCTTGCTGCTGGAGTTCTTAATAACTTTGGCAAGGATAAGAACGTAGAATATAAATTTGAAGCAACGCCGTTTGATGAATCGTTTGGTGAAAGAGCGTCTGAAAGGTTCGTTGAAGAATATTTGGAAAAAGCAAGAGAAATAAAACCATTTATTGGAAAAAATGGGAAAGTTACTCTATATGACGGAAAAACAGGTGATCCCTTTTTGTCTCCCGTAACAGTAGGCTATATGTACCTCTTAAAACTTGTGCACCTTGTTGACGATAAGATACACGCAAGGTCAACTGGTCCTTATTCTTTAATTACTCAACAACCACTTGGAGGCAAAGCTCAATTTGGTGGACAGAGATTTGGTGAAATGGAAGTCTGGGCTTTAGAGGCATACGGCGCTGCGAACGTGCTGCAAGAGATATTAACTATAAAATCTGATGACATTACTGGTAGGACGAAAGCCATGGAAGCTATAATCAAAGGCAAAAATCTTGGAACCCCTGGTTTGCCTGAGTCGTTTAAAGTATTGGTTAGAGAGCTTCAGGGATTGGCACTTGATATTACCCTTATACATCAAGATGGAAGTCAAATTGATTTAGAACATATAGATGAAGATGACAACAACGTATTGCCACTTTTAAAGTCTGTGGATGTCGAAGGCTAG
- a CDS encoding serpin family protein, producing the protein MKRFLIFLDILFFMLIFICTAFAKGVDDSQLIKGNINFGIKLMNEVRNHEFDNNVIFSPIGLGQSLSVLSNGAVGSTFDELNLVQGFNGYRESEINSFWKNTVSSTPYVYDKKMFIFTRSSLWVQNGFTFNPEFMSTINSFYPGFDLTYINFSDKYTPSAINDWVKTSTNHQVTSIVSKKDVSKDTMMYLINITYAKLAWKNEFPKNLTKKGTFYLSNGQTAKALYMKTTGNFDYYENDIFQAVKVELADPDLEAVFFLPKGTKTLMNIYRNMNGENYFNWSTQFKKRPLMLIIPKMDLEYKTSFIPEFKGIGVGDPFDQNYADFKKMFKVANFSFVSNEISDNFLKVDEYGLNKTIFNKDIKDVVNFDHPFVMVIANKKTNAWLLIASIENPHPDEWFEIF; encoded by the coding sequence TTGAAAAGATTTTTAATTTTTCTGGATATATTGTTTTTTATGTTGATTTTTATCTGTACTGCTTTTGCTAAGGGGGTAGATGATAGCCAGTTAATTAAGGGGAATATAAATTTTGGGATCAAGTTAATGAATGAAGTAAGGAATCATGAATTCGACAATAATGTAATTTTTTCTCCAATAGGATTGGGACAATCGCTAAGTGTTCTTTCTAATGGTGCTGTGGGTTCTACTTTTGATGAGCTAAATCTTGTTCAAGGTTTTAATGGTTATCGCGAATCAGAAATTAATTCTTTTTGGAAAAATACTGTAAGTTCAACTCCTTATGTCTACGATAAAAAGATGTTCATTTTTACAAGGTCATCTCTTTGGGTTCAAAATGGATTTACATTCAATCCAGAGTTTATGTCTACAATTAATTCTTTTTATCCAGGATTTGATTTGACCTATATAAACTTTTCTGATAAATATACACCTTCTGCTATAAATGATTGGGTCAAAACAAGTACAAATCATCAAGTTACGAGTATTGTCAGTAAAAAGGATGTAAGCAAGGATACAATGATGTATTTGATAAATATTACTTATGCAAAGCTTGCATGGAAAAATGAGTTTCCAAAAAATCTTACTAAAAAGGGGACTTTTTATCTTTCAAATGGTCAGACTGCTAAAGCTTTGTATATGAAAACTACAGGCAATTTCGATTATTATGAAAATGATATCTTTCAAGCAGTCAAAGTTGAACTGGCAGACCCAGATCTAGAAGCAGTATTTTTTCTGCCAAAAGGAACAAAAACTCTTATGAATATCTATAGAAACATGAACGGTGAAAATTATTTTAATTGGTCTACACAATTTAAAAAAAGGCCTTTGATGCTTATAATTCCAAAAATGGATCTTGAATACAAAACCTCCTTTATACCCGAATTTAAGGGGATAGGAGTAGGAGATCCTTTTGATCAAAACTATGCTGATTTTAAAAAAATGTTTAAAGTTGCAAACTTTTCTTTTGTTTCAAACGAGATCTCTGATAATTTTTTGAAGGTCGATGAATATGGGTTAAATAAGACAATATTTAACAAAGACATTAAGGATGTCGTGAATTTCGATCATCCGTTTGTAATGGTTATAGCTAACAAAAAGACTAATGCGTGGCTGTTAATAGCTTCAATAGAGAACCCTCATCCTGACGAATGGTTTGAAATTTTTTAG
- a CDS encoding MORN repeat-containing protein, with protein MGFFDPIARVFNKKKEKAKDSRKVDPWKYFEDGSKYKGDLLNLVPNGFGILIEPNGNKYEGEFKDGRKHGKGKAFYEGEGIYEGEFKEGVRDGYGVFTFLESNPLSGVRLEGQWKDDELIQGKEIWPDGRTYEGSWRRGKKFGKGVFKWPNGSIYEGEYKDDQFCGRGIYIWPNGDKYEGEWKESKWEGQGIFTSVNGDRYEGYFKDGMKNGYGIMYYHNSTKYEGLWKNDLYDGRGKFYYKNGDKYDGEWKEGKKCGLGKMFFSSGIIFEGQFVNDKIAGKGFIYFEGKTYEVEYINGRFVGEKVIFWPDGRKYFGDIKENLMHGKGTFWWPNNSRFVGEFRDDQFFGKGKLILSDGLECDGEWREGKFYSTIVLKNLDGRKYEGVFEDGEFKGSGVLTWPNGDRYEGECKDGKRHGRGRFVTTKGDIYDGEWKFDKRHGYGEFFAANKNHYVGEWDSDFWEGKGILEHANGDRYEGEWSKSKRHGFGTMYYADGRVEKGYWFDGVFKGTKKY; from the coding sequence GTGGGCTTTTTTGATCCGATTGCTAGAGTGTTTAATAAAAAGAAAGAAAAAGCTAAAGACTCAAGAAAAGTAGATCCGTGGAAATATTTTGAAGATGGTTCAAAATATAAGGGCGATCTTTTGAACTTAGTTCCAAATGGTTTTGGGATCCTTATAGAACCAAACGGCAACAAATATGAGGGAGAATTTAAGGACGGTAGAAAGCATGGCAAAGGAAAGGCTTTTTATGAAGGCGAAGGAATATATGAAGGAGAATTTAAAGAAGGTGTAAGGGATGGTTATGGGGTTTTTACATTTTTAGAATCAAATCCATTGTCTGGTGTTAGGCTAGAGGGGCAATGGAAGGATGACGAACTGATTCAGGGAAAAGAAATCTGGCCTGATGGAAGGACATATGAGGGTTCGTGGAGACGTGGCAAAAAATTTGGTAAAGGAGTTTTTAAATGGCCTAATGGTAGTATATATGAGGGAGAATACAAAGACGATCAATTTTGTGGAAGAGGAATTTACATCTGGCCTAATGGCGATAAATATGAGGGAGAATGGAAAGAGAGTAAGTGGGAAGGTCAGGGAATTTTTACTTCAGTTAATGGAGATAGGTATGAAGGATACTTTAAAGATGGAATGAAAAATGGTTATGGAATAATGTATTATCATAATTCAACTAAATATGAAGGCTTGTGGAAGAATGACTTGTATGATGGCAGGGGTAAATTTTATTATAAAAATGGAGATAAATATGATGGAGAGTGGAAAGAAGGGAAAAAATGTGGTTTAGGAAAAATGTTTTTTTCAAGCGGCATAATTTTTGAGGGACAATTTGTCAATGATAAAATAGCGGGCAAAGGCTTTATTTACTTTGAGGGGAAGACATATGAGGTTGAGTATATAAATGGTAGGTTTGTCGGTGAAAAAGTGATTTTTTGGCCTGATGGCAGAAAATATTTTGGAGACATTAAAGAGAACTTAATGCATGGGAAAGGTACTTTTTGGTGGCCAAATAATAGCAGATTTGTTGGAGAATTTAGAGATGATCAATTTTTTGGCAAAGGCAAATTAATATTGTCTGATGGTCTTGAATGTGATGGAGAGTGGAGGGAGGGAAAATTTTATAGCACAATAGTTTTGAAAAATTTAGATGGAAGGAAGTATGAAGGAGTTTTTGAAGACGGAGAATTCAAGGGGAGCGGCGTTTTGACTTGGCCGAACGGAGATAGGTATGAGGGAGAGTGTAAAGATGGTAAAAGACATGGAAGAGGTAGATTTGTAACAACTAAAGGGGATATTTATGACGGAGAGTGGAAGTTCGATAAGAGACACGGATATGGAGAATTTTTTGCAGCAAATAAAAATCACTACGTCGGGGAATGGGATTCTGATTTTTGGGAGGGAAAAGGGATTTTAGAACATGCAAATGGTGACAGATATGAAGGAGAATGGAGTAAGTCAAAAAGGCATGGCTTCGGAACAATGTATTATGCTGATGGGAGAGTTGAAAAAGGATATTGGTTTGACGGTGTTTTTAAAGGGACAAAGAAATATTAG
- a CDS encoding tetratricopeptide repeat protein: MIIKRYVIISLIIFIFIVTACYAAGLDDVYKQAEEKLQKGDALGCSIELTKALLQMDKNNPLRDKFLTLRGKCFYVDSDLTEASKDFNEAILLNPNNSEGYYGLAKINEETGNIDTAINFYTKAIEINSHVPKFYFGRAIDYYLEKKYDQSLEDVDNAIKLEPRSEYFLFKASLEQSNGKIDDALSTINSAYKLYPNSLQILEFKSSLELEKGDYENALLDVNKALEIDSKKADLFFLKGNILYDLSNFQGSLEALNFAISLDPNQSDYYAMRAKIEDSLKQPKKALDDIETALSISQNKYYYFQKAYYEYELNKYKDAKKDIEAALSLDPENSSFKDLKEAIDKKL; encoded by the coding sequence ATGATAATAAAAAGATACGTGATAATTTCATTAATAATATTTATATTTATTGTAACAGCATGTTATGCTGCTGGCCTTGATGATGTGTACAAACAAGCAGAAGAAAAGTTGCAGAAAGGTGATGCATTGGGTTGTTCAATTGAACTTACAAAAGCTCTTTTGCAAATGGATAAGAATAATCCATTACGCGATAAATTTCTTACATTGAGAGGTAAATGTTTTTACGTTGACTCAGACTTAACTGAGGCATCTAAGGATTTTAATGAAGCTATCTTGTTAAATCCTAATAACAGTGAGGGCTATTATGGCCTGGCAAAAATCAATGAGGAAACAGGAAATATTGATACAGCTATTAACTTTTACACTAAGGCAATTGAGATAAACAGTCATGTTCCTAAATTCTATTTTGGTAGAGCGATCGACTATTATTTAGAAAAAAAATATGATCAATCTTTAGAAGATGTTGACAACGCAATTAAATTAGAACCAAGAAGCGAATATTTTTTGTTTAAAGCTTCTTTGGAACAAAGTAATGGCAAAATTGATGACGCGCTCTCTACTATCAATAGTGCTTATAAGTTATATCCGAATTCGCTGCAGATACTTGAATTCAAATCAAGCCTTGAGTTGGAAAAAGGGGATTATGAGAATGCTTTATTAGATGTAAACAAGGCATTGGAGATCGATAGCAAAAAAGCTGATCTTTTTTTTCTTAAAGGAAATATTCTTTATGACTTAAGCAATTTTCAGGGTTCACTTGAAGCCTTAAATTTTGCAATATCTTTGGATCCTAACCAGAGCGATTATTATGCAATGAGGGCAAAAATCGAAGATTCGTTGAAACAACCAAAAAAGGCTCTGGATGATATTGAAACTGCTTTATCTATTTCACAAAACAAGTATTATTATTTTCAAAAGGCATATTATGAATATGAATTAAATAAATATAAAGATGCAAAGAAGGACATTGAAGCTGCTCTTTCTTTAGATCCAGAAAATTCATCATTTAAGGATTTAAAGGAGGCAATTGACAAGAAATTATAG